In one window of Candidatus Sulfuricurvum sp. RIFRC-1 DNA:
- the waaF gene encoding lipopolysaccharide heptosyltransferase II, giving the protein MKILIILPNWLGDAVMATPALEALCTVYPDAELTMVGSYVSIEALKYHPQCKRHYVDETKKGGNRFLNTYRFAKELGVHDLAITFRNQFHSSLLLYWSGTPITAGRRSWHSSFLLKHSVKPAHPSHLVEQYRDIAQSLSPKPLVIEKLKVHIPSHHYQRPTLGINPGATYGSAKRWYPEKFAEVARAYADRYEIILFGGPNEVGMANDIESRLHGINLTNLAGKTSIAELCSFIGGLDLFITNDSGPMHVAAAYSVPTVAIFGPTRHLETSQWRNEKSVIVRHDMECAPCMKRECPLGHHECMKNITAEEVIEATRNIL; this is encoded by the coding sequence GTGAAAATTTTGATCATTCTCCCCAACTGGCTCGGCGATGCCGTGATGGCAACTCCTGCACTCGAAGCCCTTTGTACTGTTTATCCTGATGCCGAGCTCACCATGGTCGGCTCGTATGTCAGCATCGAAGCGCTCAAATATCACCCCCAATGTAAACGTCATTATGTCGATGAGACGAAAAAAGGGGGGAATCGTTTTCTCAATACCTACCGATTTGCCAAAGAACTCGGTGTTCATGATCTGGCAATCACGTTCCGCAATCAGTTCCACTCTTCACTTTTGCTCTATTGGAGCGGCACCCCCATCACGGCAGGGCGTCGCAGCTGGCATTCATCCTTTTTACTGAAACACTCTGTCAAGCCGGCCCACCCCTCTCATCTGGTCGAACAATATCGCGATATCGCCCAAAGCCTGAGCCCCAAGCCTCTCGTAATCGAAAAGTTAAAAGTTCATATCCCATCCCATCACTATCAACGCCCAACTTTAGGGATCAACCCCGGAGCGACCTACGGCAGTGCCAAACGGTGGTATCCCGAAAAATTTGCCGAAGTGGCGCGTGCGTATGCGGATCGTTATGAGATCATCCTCTTTGGCGGCCCCAATGAGGTGGGGATGGCGAACGATATCGAATCGCGTCTCCATGGGATCAATCTCACCAATCTCGCAGGTAAAACATCGATTGCCGAGCTGTGCAGTTTTATCGGAGGATTGGATCTCTTTATCACCAACGACAGCGGTCCGATGCACGTTGCAGCCGCGTATAGTGTTCCTACCGTCGCTATATTCGGTCCGACACGCCATTTGGAAACATCACAGTGGAGAAATGAAAAAAGTGTAATTGTACGGCATGATATGGAGTGTGCGCCATGTATGAAACGAGAGTGCCCGCTAGGGCATCATGAGTGTATGAAAAACATTACGGCAGAAGAAGTTATAGAAGCTACAAGAAATATTCTTTAA
- a CDS encoding YfaZ family outer membrane protein yields the protein MLKKIILMALISSGAFAAHQIEANVNDKEVEGQIRLDMGRMGNAMSNTYIGARFLNGDNNNSQTINNPDPLMEVSFMVMRPVQGVRGLKLGLGIKGEYTEIDGRRYAAIPLGAEAELQLPINAPFPVYLGGALYYAPSALSFKEGDGYLETRIHLDVEPIDNGRLEVGYRKIDTDLKNVDVTYNDSWYFGMRLDF from the coding sequence ATGTTAAAAAAAATCATTTTAATGGCTTTGATCAGCAGTGGAGCTTTCGCAGCTCATCAAATCGAAGCGAATGTCAACGATAAAGAGGTTGAGGGGCAGATTCGTCTGGATATGGGACGAATGGGAAATGCGATGAGCAATACCTATATCGGCGCTCGATTTTTGAACGGGGATAACAACAACTCTCAAACGATCAATAATCCTGATCCGCTGATGGAGGTATCGTTTATGGTGATGCGTCCGGTTCAAGGTGTTCGTGGGCTCAAACTGGGACTTGGGATCAAGGGGGAATACACGGAGATCGACGGTCGCCGCTATGCGGCTATTCCGCTGGGGGCAGAAGCAGAGTTGCAATTGCCGATTAATGCTCCGTTTCCGGTATATCTCGGCGGAGCACTCTATTATGCTCCATCGGCCTTATCGTTTAAAGAGGGGGATGGATATTTGGAAACCCGTATTCATCTCGATGTTGAACCGATTGATAACGGACGGCTCGAAGTGGGGTATCGCAAGATCGATACGGATCTAAAAAATGTTGATGTGACGTATAATGATTCGTGGTATTTTGGGATGCGTTTAGATTTTTAA
- the rfaE1 gene encoding D-glycero-beta-D-manno-heptose-7-phosphate kinase, with protein MNSLRSAHPHILVIGDLMIDHYLWGGCERISPEAPVQVVDISRETTVLGGAGNVINNLVALGARVSVSGVIGDDENGEELCSMLSLIGVSNQGLVRQSERKTSKKSRIIASNQQILRYDKESKEAIDKASERAIIAYVIDVIDSCDIIILSDYGKGVITDAVAGGVIAAAKAANKKVLVDPKGKDYRKYRGAYLLTPNKKEASEATGIVINDEKSLQKALLSLKETCSLECSMITLSEDGIAIYDKSMRRFPTVAKEVYDVTGAGDTVIASLSFALSMGLSIDEAAPFANHAAAVVVGKIGSATVTLSEIESYESSLHQSTSDMHIKSKEEIYILADRLKHEGKKVVFTNGCFDILHVGHVKYLQEAKSYGDVLIVGLNSDSSVRELKGPTRPVNTEADRAYILAALESVDYVVLFSEETPHELIKNIAPDILVKGGDYEGKSVVGAEFAGELRLVQFVDGKSTTATIARINEGTTC; from the coding sequence ATGAACTCTTTGCGCAGTGCTCACCCCCATATTCTTGTCATCGGGGATTTGATGATTGATCACTATTTGTGGGGCGGGTGTGAGCGAATCTCTCCTGAAGCTCCGGTGCAGGTCGTTGATATCTCGCGTGAAACGACGGTTCTCGGAGGAGCCGGGAATGTGATCAACAATCTCGTCGCTCTGGGTGCACGAGTCAGTGTGAGCGGGGTGATCGGTGATGATGAAAATGGAGAAGAGCTGTGTTCCATGCTCAGCTTGATTGGGGTATCGAATCAGGGGCTTGTACGCCAATCGGAACGTAAAACATCCAAAAAGAGTCGCATTATCGCCTCCAATCAACAAATTTTACGTTATGACAAAGAGTCGAAAGAAGCAATCGATAAAGCAAGTGAGCGTGCCATCATCGCTTATGTGATTGATGTGATCGATAGCTGTGACATTATTATTCTATCCGATTACGGTAAAGGGGTGATTACCGATGCGGTTGCCGGCGGAGTGATTGCTGCGGCAAAAGCGGCAAACAAAAAAGTACTGGTTGATCCAAAAGGGAAAGATTACCGTAAATACCGTGGTGCGTATCTCCTAACCCCCAATAAAAAAGAGGCTTCTGAAGCGACCGGAATCGTGATCAACGATGAAAAAAGTTTGCAAAAAGCTCTTTTGAGTCTGAAAGAGACCTGTTCATTAGAGTGTTCGATGATTACCCTCTCTGAAGACGGGATTGCTATATACGATAAAAGCATGCGCCGTTTTCCAACCGTAGCCAAAGAAGTTTATGATGTGACGGGTGCAGGAGATACGGTCATCGCATCCCTCTCATTTGCCCTGAGTATGGGGCTGAGTATTGATGAAGCGGCCCCGTTTGCAAACCACGCTGCGGCAGTCGTTGTCGGTAAGATCGGTTCGGCGACAGTGACTCTTAGCGAGATCGAATCGTATGAATCAAGCTTGCATCAAAGCACATCGGATATGCATATCAAATCCAAAGAAGAGATTTATATTCTTGCAGATCGTTTGAAACACGAGGGAAAAAAGGTCGTATTTACCAATGGCTGTTTCGATATTCTCCATGTCGGTCATGTCAAATATCTCCAAGAGGCGAAAAGTTACGGAGATGTGTTAATCGTAGGACTCAATTCAGACAGCTCGGTGAGAGAGCTTAAAGGACCGACTCGTCCGGTTAATACTGAAGCCGATCGAGCCTATATTTTAGCGGCGCTCGAATCGGTCGATTATGTCGTATTGTTTAGCGAAGAGACGCCGCATGAATTGATCAAAAATATTGCTCCCGATATTTTGGTCAAAGGGGGCGATTACGAAGGCAAAAGTGTGGTTGGAGCGGAATTTGCTGGGGAACTACGACTGGTGCAGTTTGTGGACGGGAAAAGTACGACCGCAACCATAGCCCGAATTAATGAAGGAACAACATGTTAA
- the rfaD gene encoding ADP-glyceromanno-heptose 6-epimerase yields the protein MRYSDINLNRKTILITGGAGFIGSNLAFYFQENYPDAHIVILDLFRSNLTLSNGNLKSFGHFKNLLGFRGEVISGDINDKGLLNTLTQMYKFDYIFHEAAISDTTALEQDLMVQTNVNAFKDLLDIAVAHGANMIYASSGATYGDAPSPQRVGCEAPQNVYGFSKLMMDHLARQYSQKFENISIVGLRYFNVYGPREFFKNKTSSMVVQFAHQLLAGKNPKLFENSDKILRDFIYIEDIIQANILAMHPKENGVFNVGTGKARSFQSMVDILQNELGTSFACEYIPNPYIGRYQFHTEADIESTKAILGYQPRFEFEEGISAYVPEIKRLYEQELS from the coding sequence ATGCGTTACAGTGATATTAATTTGAACCGTAAAACAATTTTAATTACGGGAGGAGCCGGTTTTATCGGCTCCAACCTCGCTTTTTATTTTCAAGAAAATTATCCTGATGCCCATATCGTCATACTTGACCTTTTTCGTTCAAACTTGACCCTCTCCAACGGCAACCTCAAAAGTTTCGGTCATTTTAAAAATCTTTTAGGATTTCGTGGTGAGGTGATCAGCGGTGATATCAATGATAAAGGGTTGTTAAATACCCTAACGCAAATGTATAAATTTGATTATATTTTTCACGAAGCGGCGATATCCGATACAACGGCGCTGGAACAGGATTTGATGGTCCAGACGAACGTTAATGCATTTAAAGACCTTCTCGATATCGCGGTAGCCCACGGAGCCAATATGATTTATGCCTCATCGGGTGCGACGTACGGTGATGCTCCTTCCCCTCAGCGTGTCGGATGTGAAGCTCCTCAGAATGTTTATGGTTTCTCGAAATTGATGATGGACCATTTGGCCCGTCAATATTCTCAAAAATTTGAAAATATTTCCATTGTTGGTTTGCGCTATTTTAATGTTTACGGTCCTAGGGAATTTTTCAAGAATAAAACATCATCAATGGTGGTTCAGTTCGCTCATCAGCTTCTCGCGGGTAAAAATCCGAAACTGTTTGAAAACTCTGACAAAATTTTGCGGGACTTCATTTACATCGAGGATATTATTCAGGCCAACATTCTCGCAATGCACCCAAAAGAGAACGGTGTATTTAACGTCGGTACCGGTAAAGCACGCTCGTTTCAGTCGATGGTTGATATTCTCCAGAATGAGTTGGGGACATCGTTTGCGTGTGAATATATCCCCAATCCGTATATAGGGCGTTATCAGTTTCATACTGAGGCGGATATTGAATCGACGAAGGCCATTTTGGGTTATCAGCCCCGTTTTGAATTTGAAGAGGGAATTTCGGCATATGTGCCGGAAATCAAACGCCTATATGAGCAGGAACTATCATGA
- a CDS encoding c-type cytochrome, with protein MKKIALAMLFAGVSLMAADGKALTAKCAACHGASFEKAALGKSAIVKGQSAGAIETSLKGYKAGTLNKAGMGALMKGQVATMSDADIKAAAAYIAGIK; from the coding sequence ATGAAAAAAATTGCTCTTGCAATGTTGTTCGCTGGTGTATCTTTGATGGCTGCTGATGGAAAAGCTCTTACAGCTAAATGTGCTGCCTGTCATGGTGCTAGCTTTGAAAAAGCGGCTCTTGGTAAATCAGCGATCGTAAAAGGTCAATCAGCTGGTGCTATCGAAACTTCACTCAAAGGTTACAAAGCTGGTACTTTGAACAAAGCGGGTATGGGTGCCTTAATGAAAGGTCAAGTTGCTACTATGTCAGATGCTGATATTAAAGCTGCTGCTGCTTACATCGCAGGAATTAAATAA
- the ccoS gene encoding cbb3-type cytochrome oxidase assembly protein CcoS encodes MDSWVIAMMLGASLFLGAIALAAFLWGIKNGQFDDEKKMMNQVQYDDERELNDAANQQRKKESVNKKEEYRPE; translated from the coding sequence ATGGATTCATGGGTAATTGCAATGATGCTGGGAGCATCACTTTTTTTAGGGGCTATCGCATTGGCGGCATTTTTATGGGGGATCAAAAACGGTCAGTTTGACGATGAGAAAAAAATGATGAATCAAGTACAGTATGATGATGAGCGTGAACTCAATGATGCAGCCAATCAGCAACGTAAAAAAGAGTCAGTGAATAAAAAAGAAGAGTATCGACCGGAATGA
- a CDS encoding heavy metal translocating P-type ATPase, with protein sequence MSKVKCDHCHLEFSDEVMIHDGEYRFCCNGCRGIFHLLKDEGLESFYSKMGDTTLSPPTEQFEASSNFDTPAFSERFVTTTKEGLSQVSLVIEGIHCAACVWLNEKALHKMDGVIEAHINYTNNKARITWDSDTVKLSAIIDMIRAIGYNAFPYDSSLQEVRANKERKDYYLRMAVATFATMNMMWIAVAQYAGYFTGITQDIKTILNVAEWVLATPVLFYSGWIFYRGAYYGLRNQAITMDLLVVTGSSLAYLYSIYITVFEKGEAYFDSVAMIITFVLFGKFLEVLSRKNAADTLDIIGKHIPREVSILEGESIRSVDVNEVKENDVIVIRSGERSAIDGEVISGEGSFDESNLTGESEPIFKRLGDKIISGTTSIDALIHYRATKDFAHSTLSNLVNLLENAMAQKPSIELLANRLSQHFSSTILFLAIATFWIWYFWPHSFDRSLMVGISVIIIACPCALALATPVATLVGLALGAKRGILFKSAAQIETMAKATMVVLDKTGTITMGRPEVVYATIHTPFDIGALHTLVSSSKHPISRGVMEYLDSTEAEIDSSSIEEAREIPARGMVGRYNGLLIAGGNALLMEDLGIEVDSASDKSLFYYAVEQQLVAVYELRDLPKEKALESIAALKALNLRVVMLTGDHEAAAVRVAHEVGIDEVHAHLSPEGKAAFIEQAHSEGYIVVMAGDGVNDLLALAASDIAIAMGNGSDIAIEVSDVVLMNDSLTSLAEAFGISRKTYGLIKQNLGISLVYNSITIPLAMMGYVIPLIAAISMSFSSLLVVGNSMRVRWLYK encoded by the coding sequence ATGTCTAAAGTCAAATGTGATCATTGTCATCTGGAATTTAGCGATGAGGTGATGATTCATGATGGGGAGTACCGATTTTGCTGTAACGGCTGTCGCGGGATTTTTCACCTCCTCAAAGACGAAGGGCTAGAGAGCTTTTACTCTAAAATGGGAGATACGACACTCTCTCCTCCTACCGAGCAGTTCGAAGCGAGTTCCAATTTTGATACCCCTGCATTTAGTGAGCGGTTTGTGACGACCACCAAAGAGGGGCTTTCTCAGGTTTCCCTTGTTATTGAAGGAATCCATTGTGCGGCGTGTGTCTGGCTGAATGAAAAAGCGCTGCACAAAATGGACGGGGTTATCGAAGCGCATATCAACTATACCAATAATAAAGCCCGTATCACTTGGGACAGCGATACTGTCAAACTCTCTGCTATCATCGATATGATTCGTGCTATCGGATACAATGCATTTCCGTACGATTCTTCACTTCAAGAAGTGCGTGCTAATAAAGAGCGAAAAGATTATTATCTGCGAATGGCGGTCGCAACATTCGCGACGATGAATATGATGTGGATCGCGGTGGCTCAATATGCAGGGTATTTTACGGGGATCACTCAGGATATTAAAACCATTTTAAATGTTGCCGAGTGGGTATTAGCGACTCCGGTCCTTTTCTACAGCGGATGGATTTTTTATCGCGGTGCCTATTATGGGCTTAGAAATCAAGCCATTACGATGGATTTACTGGTTGTTACAGGTTCGAGTCTCGCCTATCTATACTCAATCTATATTACCGTTTTTGAAAAAGGGGAAGCTTATTTTGATTCCGTGGCGATGATCATCACCTTTGTCTTGTTCGGAAAATTTCTCGAAGTCCTCAGTCGTAAAAATGCCGCCGATACTCTCGATATCATCGGCAAACATATTCCGCGCGAAGTGAGTATCCTAGAGGGGGAGTCTATCCGCTCTGTCGATGTCAATGAGGTTAAAGAGAATGATGTAATAGTCATCCGAAGCGGTGAACGCTCAGCAATCGACGGTGAGGTGATCTCCGGTGAGGGGAGTTTTGACGAGTCCAATCTCACCGGAGAATCGGAACCGATATTTAAACGCCTCGGGGATAAAATTATCAGCGGAACGACAAGTATCGATGCGCTGATCCATTATCGCGCGACGAAAGATTTCGCCCACTCAACCCTCTCGAATCTCGTTAATCTTTTAGAAAACGCGATGGCTCAAAAGCCCTCCATCGAGCTGTTAGCCAATCGGCTTTCTCAGCATTTTTCTTCAACGATTCTCTTTTTGGCGATTGCGACATTTTGGATATGGTATTTTTGGCCGCACAGCTTTGATCGATCTTTGATGGTGGGGATTTCAGTCATCATTATCGCCTGTCCGTGTGCGTTGGCCCTTGCGACTCCGGTAGCGACTTTGGTCGGATTGGCGCTCGGAGCCAAACGGGGGATTTTGTTTAAATCGGCGGCACAGATCGAGACGATGGCAAAAGCGACGATGGTGGTCCTCGATAAAACGGGGACGATCACGATGGGACGTCCTGAAGTCGTTTATGCAACGATTCATACCCCTTTCGATATCGGGGCATTGCATACTCTTGTCTCCTCCTCCAAACACCCGATCAGTCGAGGGGTTATGGAGTATTTGGACTCTACCGAAGCGGAGATTGATTCCAGCAGTATCGAAGAGGCACGCGAAATCCCGGCTCGCGGTATGGTTGGACGGTATAACGGTCTACTGATTGCCGGCGGAAATGCACTTTTGATGGAGGACCTCGGTATTGAAGTCGACTCTGCTAGTGATAAAAGCCTTTTTTACTATGCGGTGGAGCAACAGCTGGTTGCGGTTTACGAGTTGCGTGATCTTCCTAAAGAGAAGGCGCTTGAGTCGATTGCGGCATTGAAAGCCTTGAATCTACGTGTGGTAATGCTCACGGGAGATCATGAAGCGGCAGCCGTGAGAGTAGCTCACGAAGTGGGTATTGATGAGGTTCATGCCCATTTGAGCCCTGAGGGGAAAGCGGCATTTATTGAGCAGGCGCATAGCGAGGGGTATATCGTCGTGATGGCGGGGGATGGAGTCAATGATTTGTTGGCTCTTGCCGCTTCGGACATTGCGATTGCTATGGGGAACGGGAGTGATATCGCGATCGAAGTGAGTGATGTGGTGTTGATGAACGATTCGCTGACCTCACTCGCCGAAGCGTTTGGAATCAGTCGCAAAACCTATGGGCTTATCAAACAAAACCTTGGAATATCACTGGTGTACAATTCGATTACGATTCCTCTGGCGATGATGGGGTATGTTATTCCGCTGATTGCGGCGATTTCGATGTCGTTTAGTTCGCTTCTCGTCGTTGGAAACTCGATGCGGGTGAGATGGCTTTATAAATAG
- a CDS encoding asparaginase domain-containing protein, which translates to MLILNTGGTFNKRYDSLKGELFVPNDNRAVEAVLKSLVIDIPLQGILYKDSLEMDNHDRSLLAQTIAQRNEKIIIVVHGTDTMDLSAEYVASLSLDKVVVFTGAMVPFSIDPVEATANLSMAIGYANNGSAGVHIVMQGVMGNFVHVKKNKSAGKFEYV; encoded by the coding sequence ATGCTAATACTCAATACGGGCGGTACTTTTAATAAACGGTACGATTCCCTAAAAGGGGAATTGTTCGTCCCTAATGATAACCGGGCAGTTGAAGCGGTACTAAAATCATTGGTGATCGATATTCCTCTCCAAGGAATACTCTATAAAGACTCTTTGGAGATGGATAATCATGACCGCTCATTGTTGGCACAAACGATTGCGCAGCGCAATGAAAAAATCATTATCGTCGTTCACGGTACCGATACAATGGATCTAAGTGCGGAATACGTTGCGAGTCTATCCTTAGATAAAGTTGTTGTCTTTACCGGCGCTATGGTCCCTTTTAGCATTGACCCCGTAGAAGCGACGGCAAATCTCTCGATGGCAATCGGTTATGCGAATAATGGCTCAGCAGGGGTTCATATCGTGATGCAAGGGGTTATGGGCAATTTCGTTCATGTGAAAAAAAATAAGTCTGCAGGGAAGTTCGAATATGTCTAA
- the gmhB gene encoding D-glycero-beta-D-manno-heptose 1,7-bisphosphate 7-phosphatase: MSLRALFLDRDGVVNVEKNYLHKIEDFEFMDGIVDVCRKYQDQGYLIIIVTNQSGISRGYYTEDDFAHLSRWMVEHFQTLGVTLTRIYHCPHHESIDGACECRKPEPGMFLSAKREYKLDMEHSLMIGDNERDIEASLKAGVGINILLSTEATDSKANRIIHSLRELL, from the coding sequence GTGTCTCTTAGAGCTTTGTTTCTTGACCGTGACGGTGTGGTGAATGTCGAGAAAAACTACCTCCATAAAATCGAAGATTTTGAATTCATGGACGGAATCGTTGACGTGTGCCGTAAATATCAAGATCAGGGATATCTCATCATTATCGTCACGAATCAATCGGGGATTTCACGGGGATATTACACCGAGGACGATTTTGCCCATCTCAGCCGATGGATGGTGGAACATTTTCAAACCTTGGGAGTCACACTTACCCGTATCTACCACTGTCCTCATCATGAGAGTATCGACGGTGCATGTGAGTGCCGTAAACCTGAACCGGGGATGTTTTTGAGTGCCAAGAGGGAATATAAGCTGGATATGGAACACTCACTTATGATCGGAGATAACGAACGTGATATTGAGGCCTCTCTTAAAGCGGGGGTGGGAATCAATATTCTCCTCTCAACCGAAGCTACAGATTCAAAAGCAAATCGAATTATCCATTCTCTGCGGGAGTTGCTCTGA
- the gmhA gene encoding D-sedoheptulose 7-phosphate isomerase: MKNYIIKQIADSAATKQAILENEPLLEMIVAVAQACVEVYRQGKKTMLAGNGGSAADAQHIAAELVGRYGFDRPSIPSLALTTDTSNLTAIGNDYGYDKVFSRQLEGMAQEGDLFIGISTSGNSQNIINAFESAKDRGVTTVALVGRDGGKMAAMADYAIIIPSNATPRIQESHILIGHILCDIIEKELFGGGVA; encoded by the coding sequence ATGAAAAATTACATTATCAAACAAATCGCCGATTCAGCGGCAACCAAACAAGCGATTTTAGAGAATGAACCGCTTTTGGAGATGATCGTAGCCGTGGCGCAAGCGTGTGTTGAGGTTTATCGACAAGGGAAAAAGACAATGCTTGCAGGTAACGGCGGATCAGCTGCGGATGCTCAGCATATTGCGGCGGAACTGGTCGGGCGTTACGGGTTTGATCGTCCTTCAATCCCCTCTTTGGCACTGACGACCGATACCTCGAACCTCACGGCAATCGGAAACGATTACGGCTATGACAAAGTATTTTCCCGTCAGTTGGAGGGGATGGCTCAGGAGGGGGATCTCTTTATCGGTATCTCCACGTCGGGGAATTCTCAAAACATCATTAACGCATTTGAGTCTGCAAAAGATCGTGGCGTGACTACGGTAGCACTTGTGGGACGTGATGGCGGTAAAATGGCGGCAATGGCCGATTATGCGATCATTATCCCATCCAATGCGACCCCTCGTATTCAGGAATCCCATATTTTGATCGGGCATATTCTCTGTGATATCATCGAAAAAGAGCTTTTCGGCGGCGGAGTAGCATAG
- the trpS gene encoding tryptophan--tRNA ligase has protein sequence MRVLTGIQPSGDLHIGNYFGSIKAMIDSQNDHEVFAFIANYHAMSSLSDGERLSKLTMQAATDFLALGMDPQKSTFWVQSDVKEVLELYWILSGFTPMGLLERAHSYKDKVAKGIASNHSLFSYPVLMAADILLFGSQVVPVGKDQIQHVEIARDIAIKFNNQYGDIFTIPEFRVDANVATVPGIDGQKMSKSYGNTIPIFSEEKIQSKIIKKIVTEAVPMEESKEYEDCNVYNIAKLFLDYEERSALQERYKKGGEGHGHFKLYTHDVIWEYFRPYRERREHFENNQDEVRELLKLGAAKASAQAQPIMEKVRSVTGITY, from the coding sequence TTGAGAGTATTAACCGGTATTCAACCATCAGGCGATTTACATATTGGAAACTATTTCGGTTCGATCAAAGCGATGATCGATTCACAAAACGATCATGAGGTTTTTGCGTTTATCGCCAACTATCATGCTATGAGTTCACTCAGCGACGGTGAGCGGTTATCAAAACTGACGATGCAGGCGGCAACCGATTTTTTAGCTTTGGGGATGGACCCGCAAAAGTCTACCTTTTGGGTGCAGTCGGATGTGAAAGAGGTTCTCGAACTCTACTGGATACTTTCCGGTTTCACTCCGATGGGGTTGCTAGAGCGGGCGCACAGTTACAAAGATAAAGTGGCGAAAGGGATTGCGAGTAATCACAGCCTCTTTTCCTATCCTGTTTTGATGGCGGCGGATATTTTATTGTTCGGCTCTCAAGTGGTACCTGTCGGAAAAGATCAAATTCAGCACGTTGAGATTGCCCGCGACATCGCGATCAAGTTTAATAACCAATACGGCGATATTTTCACGATCCCTGAGTTTCGGGTCGATGCAAACGTCGCTACGGTTCCGGGGATCGATGGGCAAAAGATGTCGAAGAGTTATGGCAATACGATCCCTATTTTCTCAGAAGAGAAGATTCAGTCGAAAATCATCAAAAAAATTGTGACTGAAGCGGTACCGATGGAAGAGTCTAAAGAGTATGAAGATTGTAACGTTTACAACATTGCCAAACTCTTTTTGGATTATGAGGAGCGTTCGGCATTGCAAGAGCGTTATAAAAAGGGGGGCGAAGGACACGGACACTTCAAACTCTATACACATGATGTGATCTGGGAGTACTTCCGCCCCTACCGTGAGAGACGTGAACATTTTGAAAACAATCAAGACGAAGTGCGCGAACTTTTGAAATTGGGTGCGGCAAAAGCGAGCGCTCAGGCGCAACCGATTATGGAAAAAGTCCGATCCGTTACGGGCATTACGTACTAA
- the raiA gene encoding ribosome-associated translation inhibitor RaiA: MNTQIRSKEIKLTQHLNDHIALAIENFKRFHLDITTVNVMISKEKNGVGVEFDIHIAHAQPVVINDTDEDLDTAIDLAIERANKALRRLHDKVKDHHTSSIRDIEVVGEEIVE, translated from the coding sequence ATGAATACTCAAATTCGCTCGAAAGAGATTAAACTTACCCAACACCTAAACGACCATATTGCTCTCGCGATCGAAAATTTTAAACGCTTTCATCTTGATATCACAACCGTAAACGTTATGATCTCAAAAGAAAAAAATGGGGTCGGGGTCGAATTTGACATCCATATTGCTCACGCACAACCGGTAGTTATCAATGATACTGATGAAGATCTCGATACCGCCATCGATTTAGCGATTGAACGTGCCAACAAAGCGCTTCGCCGTCTCCATGATAAAGTAAAAGATCACCATACCTCATCCATCCGTGACATCGAAGTGGTTGGAGAAGAGATTGTGGAGTAA
- the trxC gene encoding thioredoxin TrxC — MNKINVLCPHCGGVNAIPLKDSYVKAACGHCKDSLLDTKPISVDASSFDRLMLNDERLIIADFWAPWCGPCRSMAPSFEEAARHFPLKALFIKINTEEQQHLGGRFGIRSIPTVIAFKNNRIVDQFSGALPTPQIIAWVKKHL, encoded by the coding sequence ATGAATAAAATCAATGTCCTCTGCCCCCACTGCGGGGGCGTGAATGCCATTCCATTAAAAGACTCCTACGTAAAAGCCGCGTGCGGACACTGCAAAGACTCCCTTCTCGATACTAAGCCCATTTCGGTAGACGCATCCTCATTTGATCGATTAATGCTTAATGATGAACGGCTTATTATCGCCGATTTTTGGGCACCGTGGTGCGGACCATGCCGAAGTATGGCACCCTCGTTCGAAGAAGCGGCACGTCACTTCCCTCTCAAAGCGCTATTTATCAAGATTAATACCGAAGAACAACAGCACCTCGGGGGACGTTTCGGTATCCGCTCTATCCCCACCGTCATCGCCTTTAAAAATAACCGTATCGTTGATCAGTTCAGCGGTGCTTTACCCACCCCACAAATTATCGCTTGGGTTAAAAAACATCTGTAG